A genomic stretch from Corynebacterium sp. 21KM1197 includes:
- the ftsZ gene encoding cell division protein FtsZ, with protein MTSPNNYLAVIKVVGVGGGGVNAVNRMIEEGLKGVEFIAVNTDSQALMFSDADVKLDIGREATRGLGAGANPEVGRASAEDHKSEIEESLKGADMVFVTAGEGGGTGTGAAPVVAGIAKKMGALTIGVVTRPFKFEGKRRTRQALEGIDALKEVCDTVIVIPNDRLMELGDATLSMMEAFRAADEVLHNGVQGITNLITTPGVINVDFADVRSVMADAGSALMGVGSARGDNRVMNAAEQAINSPLLESTMEGATGVLLSVAGGSDLGLHEVYEANSMVEDKADEDVNLIWGTIIDDNLGDEVRVTIVATGFDAATNAVGDSSREQAQAAPAAPATPAAPAAPAEDPTPAPSGERGSLFAERDRHREEEAPARHRLDSPRRREGGSGLFTHREEEREWRRRDDDGDELDVPDFLR; from the coding sequence ATGACCTCTCCGAATAATTACCTCGCCGTCATCAAGGTCGTCGGCGTCGGCGGCGGTGGCGTTAATGCCGTGAACCGCATGATCGAGGAGGGACTCAAGGGTGTTGAGTTCATTGCGGTAAATACCGATTCCCAGGCTCTGATGTTCTCCGACGCGGACGTGAAGTTGGACATCGGGCGTGAGGCCACTCGCGGCCTGGGTGCCGGGGCGAACCCGGAGGTGGGCCGGGCCTCGGCGGAGGATCATAAGTCGGAGATTGAGGAATCCCTCAAGGGCGCGGACATGGTGTTCGTGACTGCGGGCGAGGGCGGCGGCACGGGCACCGGAGCGGCCCCCGTGGTAGCCGGGATCGCCAAGAAGATGGGCGCGCTGACCATCGGCGTGGTCACCCGCCCCTTTAAGTTCGAGGGCAAGCGCCGCACCCGCCAGGCGCTGGAGGGCATTGACGCCCTCAAGGAGGTCTGCGATACCGTCATCGTGATCCCGAACGATCGCTTGATGGAGTTGGGCGATGCCACCCTTTCCATGATGGAGGCCTTCCGTGCGGCCGATGAGGTGCTGCACAACGGCGTGCAGGGCATCACGAACCTGATTACCACCCCCGGTGTGATCAACGTGGACTTCGCGGACGTACGCTCCGTGATGGCCGACGCCGGCTCCGCCCTCATGGGCGTGGGTTCCGCGCGCGGCGATAACCGCGTGATGAACGCCGCCGAGCAGGCCATTAACTCCCCGCTGCTGGAATCCACGATGGAGGGTGCCACCGGCGTGCTGCTCTCCGTGGCGGGTGGCTCCGACCTCGGCCTGCACGAGGTCTACGAGGCGAACTCGATGGTGGAGGACAAGGCCGATGAGGATGTGAACCTCATTTGGGGCACGATCATCGACGATAACCTGGGTGACGAGGTGCGCGTGACCATCGTGGCCACCGGCTTCGATGCCGCCACCAACGCCGTGGGCGATTCCTCCCGTGAGCAGGCGCAGGCGGCCCCCGCGGCACCGGCAACCCCGGCCGCTCCGGCGGCCCCGGCGGAGGATCCCACCCCGGCCCCGAGTGGTGAGCGCGGCTCGCTCTTTGCGGAGCGGGATCGTCACCGCGAGGAGGAGGCCCCCGCCCGGCACCGCCTGGACTCGCCGCGACGCCGCGAGGGCGGCAGCGGCTTGTTCACCCACCGCGAGGAGGAGCGTGAGTGGCGACGCCGCGATGATGACGGCGATGAACTCGACGTGCCGGATTTCCTGCGCTAG
- a CDS encoding cell division protein FtsQ/DivIB gives MASFPWRKTQKAQQAEAARRRLSLRVWLIIAASIVVLLAGAAAVLWTQPVLKVSAVEVTGTHHLPVEQVREISGVAEGQNLVRVNESAAATAVAQLEWVDSVTVSRSLPSTVHIAVTEHAPVLFKREGDQSLLIDTHGQAFAYGEPPEGTVEATGEGVNDEATMKTLVEAVNAVDPGVRAQVASVSVPNQWEIEFRLADGRVVYWGSLEDYQDKALAMRTVLTREGQRWDVSNPRLVTVR, from the coding sequence ATGGCTTCTTTTCCTTGGCGGAAAACACAGAAAGCACAGCAGGCGGAGGCGGCGCGGCGAAGGCTCTCCCTGCGGGTGTGGCTGATCATAGCGGCGTCGATAGTGGTGCTCCTGGCGGGCGCGGCGGCGGTGTTGTGGACGCAGCCGGTGCTGAAAGTCTCCGCCGTGGAGGTCACGGGTACTCATCACCTGCCGGTTGAGCAGGTGCGGGAGATCAGCGGCGTGGCGGAGGGACAGAACCTGGTGCGGGTGAACGAGTCTGCGGCGGCCACGGCGGTGGCGCAACTGGAATGGGTGGATAGCGTGACGGTCTCGCGCTCCCTGCCGTCCACGGTGCACATCGCGGTCACGGAGCACGCTCCCGTGCTGTTTAAGCGGGAGGGGGATCAGAGCCTGCTCATTGATACCCACGGTCAGGCCTTTGCCTATGGCGAGCCCCCGGAGGGCACGGTGGAGGCCACCGGCGAGGGCGTGAACGATGAGGCTACGATGAAAACTCTGGTGGAGGCCGTTAATGCCGTTGATCCCGGCGTGCGCGCGCAGGTAGCCTCGGTGTCCGTGCCCAACCAATGGGAGATAGAGTTCCGCCTTGCCGATGGGCGCGTGGTGTACTGGGGTTCCCTGGAGGATTATCAGGATAAGGCCCTGGCCATGCGCACGGTGCTCACCCGCGAGGGGCAGCGGTGGGATGTGTCTAATCCCCGGTTGGTCACGGTGCGGTAG
- the pgeF gene encoding peptidoglycan editing factor PgeF — MPLTDSPRPVRKVFTSRAGGVSAAPYSSFNLALHVDDDPQDVLANRRRLAQVVGVPAERFVWMEQLHTNTVTVVTQPESEPVAATDALVTTTPNLVLAVLVADCVPVLLSDTEAGVVAAVHAGRLGARNGILPRTIEAMARCGARPENVHALLGPAAAGESYEVPEAMARDVEVRLPGSYTRTQAGTPGLDLRAGLVRQLRGLGVRAVDVDPRDTIADEQFFSHRREGRTGRQVGLVWLEGSEA, encoded by the coding sequence ATGCCACTGACCGATAGCCCCCGCCCCGTCCGCAAGGTTTTTACGAGCCGCGCGGGCGGGGTTTCTGCTGCCCCCTATTCCTCCTTTAACCTGGCCCTGCACGTGGATGACGATCCGCAGGACGTGCTGGCCAATCGGCGTCGATTAGCGCAGGTGGTGGGCGTGCCCGCCGAGCGTTTTGTGTGGATGGAGCAGTTACACACCAACACGGTGACGGTGGTGACGCAGCCCGAGAGCGAGCCGGTGGCGGCCACGGACGCCCTGGTGACCACCACCCCGAATCTGGTGCTGGCGGTGCTGGTGGCCGATTGCGTGCCGGTGCTGCTCTCCGACACGGAGGCCGGGGTGGTGGCGGCCGTGCACGCGGGCCGTCTGGGCGCACGCAACGGAATCCTGCCGCGCACGATCGAGGCGATGGCGCGTTGCGGGGCGCGCCCGGAGAATGTGCACGCCCTGTTGGGGCCTGCCGCCGCCGGGGAATCCTACGAGGTGCCCGAGGCGATGGCGCGGGACGTGGAGGTCCGCCTGCCGGGCTCCTATACCCGGACGCAGGCGGGAACGCCGGGCCTGGATCTGCGCGCGGGATTGGTGCGGCAGTTGCGGGGCCTGGGCGTGCGGGCGGTGGACGTGGACCCGCGCGATACCATCGCCGATGAACAGTTCTTTTCCCATCGCCGCGAGGGACGCACGGGGCGCCAGGTCGGCCTGGTGTGGCTGGAGGGGAGTGAGGCGTGA